The DNA window TTCGCCTCGGCTCGCGCCCAGCAACCGGCGGTCGCCGACGGCTGGCAGGGCTACGAGCAGCAGCCGCTGCGCGTGAACGTCTGGCACGACCGCCAGCAGGACGAGGTCTACAAGCGCGGCGAGTCGGTGCGCGTCCATTTCGAGACGAACCAGGATGCGTACGTCGTGGTCTACCGCATCGACACCGACGGCCTGGTGACGATCCTCTGGCCGCGCAGCCGGCTGGACGACGGTTTCGTGTTCGGCACCCACACCTACAACCTGCCCGGGCCGGGCTCGCCGCGGATTCTCGCGGCCGACGACGAGGGCGTCGAGTACGTCGAGGCCGTCGTCTCCGCCTACCCGTTCGATCTGCGGGACCTCGAGGTCGACTTCCACCACGAGACGGACCGCGCGCGCGATTTCGCGTACTTCGTCGCCGGCGACCCCTTCCTGGCGATGAACGAGGTGAACTTCGCCGTCACGGGCCTGGAGAACCCCGAGGACTACGTGGCCACGAACTACGTGAGCTGGTACGTCCACCGGCGCGTCGAACACCCGCGGTACCTCTGCAACCAGTGCCACGACGGCGGGCAGGGCTACGAGCCGTACCGGGACACCTGCGTGGTCACGATCCACCACGACTACCGCTGGGACAACGATTGGTACGTCCGTTACGGCTACTACCCGGCCTACTACTACCCCGTCTACTACTACGTCGATCCCTGGACCTGGAATCCCTGGATCAACTACTGGTACCGCCCCTGGTACTCGTGGCCCGTCAACCAGGGCTGGGGCTGGGACCGCGACTGCTACGTCTGGAACTATTCCCCCCGCGGCCGGGGCGACGTCTGGACGCGGTACAAGGACGGCGAACGCCGTTACCGTCCGCTCGGCAAGGATCTGCGCCTGAAGCGGGGCGAGTCCGAGGGCAGTGAGCACCACCCCTCCGGCCTGGTGAAGAGCCCGCGGCCCGACCGCGAGGTGAGCGACCGGATGGCCTCGCGCAAGGCAGGGGTGCGTGACGGAGA is part of the bacterium genome and encodes:
- a CDS encoding DUF4384 domain-containing protein; the encoded protein is MTRKTNNTDVRTAARRDRAPRLALLWLLGALALALGFASARAQQPAVADGWQGYEQQPLRVNVWHDRQQDEVYKRGESVRVHFETNQDAYVVVYRIDTDGLVTILWPRSRLDDGFVFGTHTYNLPGPGSPRILAADDEGVEYVEAVVSAYPFDLRDLEVDFHHETDRARDFAYFVAGDPFLAMNEVNFAVTGLENPEDYVATNYVSWYVHRRVEHPRYLCNQCHDGGQGYEPYRDTCVVTIHHDYRWDNDWYVRYGYYPAYYYPVYYYVDPWTWNPWINYWYRPWYSWPVNQGWGWDRDCYVWNYSPRGRGDVWTRYKDGERRYRPLGKDLRLKRGESEGSEHHPSGLVKSPRPDREVSDRMASRKAGVRDGDRDGARFRDVPAMQRSSQTFAPRTREDRTPGIRVPGRSGATTGSRGEAVTRPGASTGGAAGTQVRPQAGRDGRTTGDLRPAPAVRGKGDEAGDRAVRPVPRRDQGDADRGAVRPVEPRTKGPRLWSGGRTEERKAPDRPASAVTPRTSGSRSDPPPAVKERPSGKSDAGSRDAGSVQSRPARESRDAQSGTQQSDGGARSGSSGQSGQSGQSGQSSKSRSRGR